A genomic segment from Spinacia oleracea cultivar Varoflay chromosome 3, BTI_SOV_V1, whole genome shotgun sequence encodes:
- the LOC110798351 gene encoding uncharacterized protein isoform X1: MSKAFMEGVLELTEEERTAARKANVPFLRERLGIVGNNFLLSRAPDGTNILHLLMQAPAFEIKCVQREVEEFIKDALEIFPYLICQTDLNNNNPVHEFARRHDFPYWSSVLDLYYDYFTRSQKEASTNDVLLYHSPLQMKNVQGNMPLHLAILAEQVYCARALMELDNSVFGYINTRKETPLHLLCQCQETAVWCPMYEELAMKGIAAGAGVMQDIDGLTPFLRAAENHNFNMIKLLYSIYSLQKVSPYKRR, from the exons ATGTCTAAG GCTTTTATGGAAGGGGTATTGGAACTAACAGAAGAGGAACGTACAGCAGCAAGAAAGGCTAATGTGCCCTTCCTTAGAGAAAGACTTGGCATCGTAGGGAACAATTTCTTACTATCTCGAGCACCAGATGGCACAAATATCCTCCATCTATTAATGCAGGCACCAGCTTTTGAAATCAAATGTGTACAACGAGAAGTTGAAGAGTTCATCAAGGATGCTCTAGAAATATTTCCTTATCTCATCTGTCAAACAGATCTTAACAACAATAATCCGGTTCATGAATTTGCAAGGCGCCATGACTTCCCCTACTGGTCTTCAGTACTGGACCTATACTATGATTATTTCACAAGATCTCAAAAAGAGGCGAGCACCAATGATGTACTTCTTTACCACTCACCGTTGCAGATGAAGAATGTACAAGGCAACATGCCTCTCCACCTTGCAATCTTAGCTGAACAAGTATACTGTGCAAGAGCGTTGATGGAGTTGGATAACAGTGTTTTTGGGTACATCAATACTCGCAAGGAGACGCCTCTTCATCTACTCTGCCAATGTCAAG AAACTGCAGTTTGGTGCCCAATGTATGAAGAGTTGGCCATGAAAGGAATTGCTGCTGGCGCAGGTGTTATGCAAGACATAGATGGTCTCACCCCTTTTCTGCGGGCAgctgaaaatcataattttaaCATGATTAAACTACTATATAGTATATACTCATTGCAAAAAGTCAGCCCTTATAAGAGACGCTAA
- the LOC110798351 gene encoding uncharacterized protein isoform X2 translates to MSKAFMEGVLELTEEERTAARKANVPFLRERLGIVGNNFLLSRAPDGTNILHLLMQAPAFEIKCVQREVEEFIKDALEIFPYLICQTDLNNNNPVHEFARRHDFPYWSSVLDLYYDYFTRSQKEASTNDVLLYHSPLQMKNVQGNMPLHLAILAEQVYCARALMELDNSVFGYINTRKETPLHLLCQCQVWCPMYEELAMKGIAAGAGVMQDIDGLTPFLRAAENHNFNMIKLLYSIYSLQKVSPYKRR, encoded by the exons ATGTCTAAG GCTTTTATGGAAGGGGTATTGGAACTAACAGAAGAGGAACGTACAGCAGCAAGAAAGGCTAATGTGCCCTTCCTTAGAGAAAGACTTGGCATCGTAGGGAACAATTTCTTACTATCTCGAGCACCAGATGGCACAAATATCCTCCATCTATTAATGCAGGCACCAGCTTTTGAAATCAAATGTGTACAACGAGAAGTTGAAGAGTTCATCAAGGATGCTCTAGAAATATTTCCTTATCTCATCTGTCAAACAGATCTTAACAACAATAATCCGGTTCATGAATTTGCAAGGCGCCATGACTTCCCCTACTGGTCTTCAGTACTGGACCTATACTATGATTATTTCACAAGATCTCAAAAAGAGGCGAGCACCAATGATGTACTTCTTTACCACTCACCGTTGCAGATGAAGAATGTACAAGGCAACATGCCTCTCCACCTTGCAATCTTAGCTGAACAAGTATACTGTGCAAGAGCGTTGATGGAGTTGGATAACAGTGTTTTTGGGTACATCAATACTCGCAAGGAGACGCCTCTTCATCTACTCTGCCAATGTCAAG TTTGGTGCCCAATGTATGAAGAGTTGGCCATGAAAGGAATTGCTGCTGGCGCAGGTGTTATGCAAGACATAGATGGTCTCACCCCTTTTCTGCGGGCAgctgaaaatcataattttaaCATGATTAAACTACTATATAGTATATACTCATTGCAAAAAGTCAGCCCTTATAAGAGACGCTAA